One Streptomyces coeruleorubidus DNA segment encodes these proteins:
- the cseB gene encoding two-component system response regulator CseB, producing MADQTHVLFVEDDDVIREATQLALERDGFVVTAMPDGLSGLEAFRADRPDIALLDVMVPGLDGVSLCRRIRDESTVPVIMLSARADSIDVVLGLEAGADDYVTKPFDGAVLVARIRAVLRRFGHAGGGRTEGPASPANGGVLTFGDLAVDTEGMEVRRAGQPVALTPTEMRLLLEFSTAPGTVLSRDKLLERVWDYGWGGDTRVVDVHVQRLRQKIGQDRIETVRGFGYKLKA from the coding sequence ATGGCAGACCAGACCCACGTCCTGTTCGTCGAGGACGACGACGTCATCCGTGAGGCCACGCAGCTCGCCCTGGAACGGGACGGCTTCGTGGTCACCGCCATGCCCGACGGGCTGTCGGGCCTGGAGGCGTTCCGGGCGGACCGCCCCGACATCGCGCTGCTGGACGTCATGGTTCCCGGCCTCGACGGGGTCAGCCTGTGCCGCCGTATCCGGGACGAGTCGACCGTGCCGGTCATCATGCTGTCGGCGCGGGCCGACTCCATCGACGTCGTGCTGGGCCTGGAGGCGGGGGCCGACGACTATGTGACCAAGCCGTTCGACGGCGCCGTCCTGGTCGCCCGGATCCGCGCGGTGCTGCGCCGGTTCGGGCACGCGGGCGGCGGCCGGACCGAGGGGCCGGCCTCCCCGGCGAACGGCGGGGTGCTGACCTTCGGGGACCTGGCGGTCGACACCGAGGGCATGGAGGTCCGCCGGGCCGGGCAGCCGGTGGCGCTGACGCCGACCGAGATGCGGCTGCTGCTGGAGTTCTCCACGGCGCCGGGCACGGTGCTCTCCCGCGACAAACTGCTGGAGCGGGTGTGGGACTACGGCTGGGGCGGGGACACCCGCGTCGTCGACGTGCACGTGCAGCGGCTGCGGCAGAAGATCGGCCAGGACCGGATCGAGACGGTCCGCGGCTTCGGCTACAAGTTGAAGGCCTGA
- a CDS encoding SigE family RNA polymerase sigma factor, with protein sequence MAQGEVLEFEEYVRTRQDALLRSARRLVPDPTDAQDLLQTALVRTYGRWETIEDKRLADAYLRRVMINTRTEWWRARKLEEVPTEQLPDASVDDSTEQHADRALLMDVMKVLAPKQRSVVVLRHWEQMSTEETAAALGMSAGTVKSTLHRALARLREELESRDLDARALEREERERCAA encoded by the coding sequence ATGGCGCAGGGCGAGGTGCTCGAGTTCGAGGAGTACGTCCGCACGCGGCAGGACGCGCTGCTGCGCAGTGCCCGCCGTCTGGTCCCGGACCCGACGGACGCGCAGGACCTGCTGCAGACGGCGCTGGTACGGACGTACGGCCGCTGGGAGACCATAGAGGACAAGCGGCTGGCGGACGCCTACCTGCGCCGGGTGATGATCAACACGCGGACGGAGTGGTGGCGGGCCCGCAAGCTGGAGGAGGTGCCGACCGAGCAGCTCCCGGACGCCTCGGTCGACGACTCCACCGAGCAGCACGCGGACCGCGCCCTGCTGATGGACGTCATGAAGGTGCTCGCCCCGAAGCAGCGCAGTGTCGTCGTACTGCGACACTGGGAGCAGATGTCCACAGAAGAGACGGCCGCCGCCCTCGGCATGTCGGCCGGAACGGTCAAGAGCACGCTGCACCGGGCGCTCGCCCGGCTCCGCGAGGAGCTGGAGTCCCGCGATCTGGACGCACGCGCGCTGGAGCGTGAGGAGCGGGAGCGGTGCGCGGCCTGA
- a CDS encoding A/G-specific adenine glycosylase, with product MTAPTKPPHTSPTDPASGPPPGGSLHSPVIDWFDENARDLPWRRPEAGAWGVMVSEFMLQQTPVNRVLPVYEQWLARWPRPADLAKEAPGEAVRAWGRLGYPRRALRLHGAAVAITERHGGDVPADHAQLLALPGIGEYTAAAVASFAYGQRHPVLDTNVRRVFARAVTGVQYPPNATTAAERKLARALLPEDEPTAARWAAASMELGALVCTAKSESCHRCPIAAQCAWRLAGKPEHDGPPRRGQTYAGTDRQVRGRLLAVLRDAHGPVPQSALDRVWHEPVQRARALDGLVADGLVEPLADGLYRLPLT from the coding sequence ATGACTGCTCCCACGAAGCCCCCGCACACCAGCCCCACCGACCCCGCGTCCGGCCCGCCCCCCGGCGGGAGCCTGCACTCCCCCGTCATCGACTGGTTCGACGAGAACGCCCGTGACCTGCCGTGGCGGCGCCCCGAGGCCGGGGCGTGGGGTGTGATGGTCAGTGAGTTCATGCTCCAGCAGACGCCGGTGAACCGCGTCCTGCCCGTCTACGAGCAGTGGCTGGCCCGCTGGCCGCGCCCCGCCGACCTGGCCAAGGAGGCGCCCGGCGAGGCGGTCCGCGCCTGGGGCCGGCTCGGCTACCCGCGCCGCGCCCTCCGGTTGCACGGCGCCGCCGTCGCGATAACGGAACGGCACGGCGGTGACGTACCGGCCGACCACGCCCAGCTGCTGGCGCTGCCCGGCATCGGCGAGTACACGGCCGCCGCCGTCGCCTCCTTCGCCTACGGGCAGCGCCATCCGGTGCTGGACACCAATGTGCGCCGGGTCTTCGCCCGCGCGGTCACCGGCGTGCAGTACCCGCCGAACGCCACCACCGCCGCCGAGCGCAAGCTCGCCCGCGCGCTGCTGCCCGAGGACGAGCCGACCGCCGCGCGCTGGGCCGCCGCCTCCATGGAGCTGGGCGCCCTGGTGTGCACGGCCAAGAGCGAGTCGTGCCACCGCTGCCCGATCGCCGCGCAGTGCGCGTGGCGGCTGGCGGGCAAGCCGGAGCACGACGGGCCGCCGCGTCGCGGCCAGACGTACGCGGGCACCGACCGGCAGGTGCGCGGGCGGCTGCTCGCCGTGCTGCGGGATGCGCACGGTCCGGTTCCGCAGTCGGCCCTGGACCGGGTGTGGCACGAGCCGGTGCAACGGGCCCGCGCCCTGGACGGCCTCGTCGCCGACGGTCTGGTGGAGCCGCTGGCGGACGGGCTGTACCGGCTGCCGCTGACCTGA
- a CDS encoding sensor histidine kinase encodes MQRPRLARLGGCALLWAALALPALTADRIGLNEPRPLWQQLAGVTVLAVAAGLSRRLPLAAFGLAAALSLAATPSLFTVSYGPALGVFALLLGLRAGRARPAALCFAAVGCAGTARIVLVGVDPAPEWLVMTGTLLFGCVFPWLGGRYWRLSRELAEAGWLRAARLEDEARFAEERARLRERARIAQDMHDSLGHELSLIALRAGALQVAPGLAGEHRAAAAGLRAAAADATDRLHRIIGVLREDDDEPVPLAPAGETLEQLVARAAESGLPVRWEPAGQGPAAAPGGVAERLLHRVVREALTNAARHAPGAAVTVAVTGRAAGASVVITNGRATQDCSRPSRGGTGLLGLRAAVTAVGGTFEAGPYKEGFRVRAYVPEQQTAVRPAGPVRAPFTHARRRFAVGLGTAAGVGVVLVGAAFGWYAYAETHSVLEPAAYAKLRLGAPAADVERVLPERDVNDPPDDRAPAPPEGADCRYYRASGELFVSVEHFRLCFAAGRLVAKDVVPTISRSGEGREEHEEFAR; translated from the coding sequence ATGCAACGTCCTCGCCTCGCCCGGCTCGGCGGCTGCGCCCTGCTCTGGGCGGCCCTCGCCCTGCCCGCGCTCACGGCGGACCGGATCGGGCTGAACGAGCCGCGTCCCCTCTGGCAGCAACTGGCCGGTGTGACGGTCCTGGCGGTCGCGGCCGGCCTGTCCCGGCGGCTGCCGCTCGCGGCCTTCGGGCTGGCGGCGGCCCTGAGCCTCGCCGCCACCCCGTCCCTGTTCACCGTCTCCTACGGCCCGGCCCTCGGCGTGTTCGCGCTGCTGCTCGGGCTGCGGGCGGGCCGGGCACGCCCCGCGGCGCTGTGCTTCGCGGCCGTCGGCTGCGCCGGCACCGCCCGGATCGTGCTCGTCGGCGTCGACCCGGCCCCCGAGTGGCTCGTCATGACGGGCACGCTGCTCTTCGGCTGCGTCTTCCCCTGGCTCGGCGGTCGCTACTGGCGGCTGAGCCGCGAGCTGGCCGAGGCGGGCTGGCTGCGCGCCGCCCGGCTCGAGGACGAGGCCCGCTTCGCCGAGGAACGCGCCCGGCTGCGCGAACGGGCCCGGATCGCCCAGGACATGCACGACTCCCTCGGCCACGAGCTGAGCCTGATCGCCCTGCGCGCGGGCGCCCTCCAGGTCGCCCCCGGACTCGCCGGCGAGCACCGGGCCGCGGCGGCCGGCCTGCGCGCGGCGGCCGCCGACGCCACGGACCGGCTGCACCGCATCATCGGCGTCCTGCGCGAGGACGACGACGAGCCCGTGCCGCTGGCCCCTGCGGGCGAGACCCTGGAGCAACTCGTCGCCCGGGCCGCGGAATCGGGCCTGCCGGTGCGCTGGGAGCCCGCCGGGCAGGGCCCGGCCGCGGCGCCCGGCGGGGTCGCCGAACGGCTGCTGCACCGTGTGGTGCGGGAGGCACTGACCAACGCGGCACGGCACGCACCCGGCGCTGCCGTGACCGTGGCGGTGACGGGGCGGGCCGCGGGGGCGTCCGTCGTCATCACCAACGGCCGGGCCACCCAGGACTGTTCCCGGCCCTCCCGGGGCGGCACGGGCCTGCTCGGGCTGCGGGCCGCCGTGACCGCCGTCGGCGGCACCTTCGAGGCGGGCCCGTACAAGGAGGGCTTCCGGGTCCGGGCGTACGTCCCCGAGCAGCAGACCGCGGTCAGACCGGCAGGCCCCGTCCGCGCGCCGTTCACGCACGCCCGGCGTCGCTTCGCCGTCGGCCTCGGTACCGCGGCCGGTGTGGGTGTCGTCCTCGTCGGTGCCGCCTTCGGCTGGTACGCGTACGCCGAGACGCACTCGGTGCTCGAACCCGCCGCGTACGCGAAACTGCGCCTCGGCGCCCCGGCGGCCGACGTCGAGCGCGTGCTGCCCGAGCGTGACGTGAACGACCCGCCCGACGACCGGGCCCCCGCCCCACCCGAGGGAGCCGACTGCCGCTACTACCGCGCGAGCGGCGAACTCTTCGTCTCCGTCGAGCACTTCAGACTGTGCTTCGCCGCCGGGCGGCTGGTCGCCAAGGACGTGGTGCCGACCATCAGCCGGTCCGGCGAAGGCCGGGAAGAACACGAGGAGTTCGCACGATGA
- a CDS encoding response regulator transcription factor, which produces MSEVSTAIRVLLADDEAMVRAGVRAILGSSGATEVVAEAGDGREAVELARAHRPDVALLDIRMPRLDGLTAAEEIVRTVPGTAVAMLTTFSEGAYVTRALGGGATGFLLKSGDPYELIAGVRAVAAGAAFLSPKVARYVIDEGLGGGRLTREAQARARVAVLSPREREVLGLVGAGLSNPEIAARLHLVEGTVKAYVSAVLDRLGVRNRVQAAIVAYEAGLVES; this is translated from the coding sequence ATGAGCGAGGTGAGCACGGCGATCCGCGTGCTGCTGGCCGACGACGAGGCCATGGTCCGGGCCGGAGTACGCGCCATCCTGGGCAGCAGCGGCGCGACGGAGGTCGTCGCCGAGGCGGGCGACGGCCGCGAGGCGGTCGAGCTGGCCCGCGCCCACCGCCCGGACGTGGCCCTGCTCGACATCCGCATGCCCCGCCTGGACGGCCTCACCGCGGCGGAGGAGATCGTACGAACCGTGCCCGGCACGGCCGTCGCGATGCTCACCACCTTCTCCGAGGGCGCCTACGTGACCCGCGCCCTCGGCGGCGGCGCCACCGGCTTCCTGCTCAAATCCGGGGACCCGTACGAACTCATCGCCGGCGTACGGGCGGTGGCCGCCGGCGCCGCGTTCCTCTCGCCCAAGGTGGCCCGGTACGTCATCGACGAGGGCCTCGGTGGCGGCCGGCTCACCCGTGAGGCACAGGCACGCGCGCGCGTGGCCGTGCTGAGCCCCCGCGAACGCGAGGTGCTCGGCCTGGTCGGCGCCGGCCTGTCCAACCCGGAGATCGCCGCCCGGCTGCACCTCGTCGAGGGCACGGTGAAGGCGTACGTGAGCGCGGTCCTGGACCGGCTGGGCGTGCGCAACCGGGTGCAGGCGGCGATCGTGGCGTACGAGGCGGGGCTGGTGGAGTCGTGA
- a CDS encoding phosphatase PAP2 family protein codes for MNFEDSALYRDITDFAHDTPMWVQHGAGIWTEAGLLVFVALFATAWWRARRDTAHAFAIAALAPLATAVAYVCSEVLKSVVAQERPCRAVAGAAASLAECPPHGDWSFPSNHATIAGAAAVALALVRRALLWLTAPLALLMAFSRVFVGVHYPHDVVAGLGLGTLVVLVAVRLGAGPATRLAEAMRTSSAPAVRWFTGPGAAPVASYGSHARR; via the coding sequence ATGAACTTCGAGGACAGCGCGCTCTACCGCGACATCACCGACTTCGCCCATGACACCCCGATGTGGGTACAGCACGGGGCCGGCATATGGACGGAGGCCGGACTGCTGGTCTTCGTCGCGCTGTTCGCCACCGCCTGGTGGCGTGCCCGCCGCGACACTGCCCACGCGTTCGCGATCGCGGCCCTTGCACCTCTGGCCACGGCCGTGGCGTACGTGTGCAGCGAGGTGCTCAAGTCCGTGGTCGCACAGGAGCGTCCGTGCCGGGCGGTCGCCGGTGCGGCCGCGTCCCTCGCCGAATGCCCACCGCACGGCGACTGGTCCTTCCCGTCCAACCACGCCACGATCGCGGGCGCAGCGGCGGTCGCCCTCGCCCTGGTCCGGCGCGCGCTCCTGTGGCTGACGGCCCCGCTCGCCCTGCTCATGGCCTTCTCCCGGGTCTTCGTCGGCGTGCACTATCCGCACGACGTCGTCGCGGGGCTGGGGCTGGGCACGCTCGTCGTTCTCGTCGCCGTACGGCTGGGTGCGGGCCCGGCTACGCGGCTGGCCGAGGCGATGCGCACCTCGTCGGCGCCGGCCGTGCGGTGGTTCACCGGGCCGGGCGCGGCGCCCGTCGCGTCGTACGGCTCGCACGCGCGGCGCTGA